A genomic window from Candidatus Angelobacter sp. includes:
- a CDS encoding sugar phosphate isomerase/epimerase has protein sequence PKAEAWIFYGDGKGHVRKTVLATGHGFHEGKLADLDGDGDLDILNKPYNWEAPRVDVWLNNGTGPRKQAGTGASFKGPLGLQLYSLRHHFQKNVPLAVDHVQKFGFTEIEGGGNYGYGNERFSKMLEAHGLKVISSFVDYKILRDDPDRAIANAKAFGAQYVVVAWIPHDKGKFNEQNCRDAIAMFNQAGEKLKSAGLRFAYHLHGFEFQPYQDGTLFDLMVAETKPELVTFEMDVFWVAHGGADPVKLMQKYGNRFELMHVKDLKKGVKGDLTGGSPDDWSVAIGDGQVDWPALLRESQRAGLKHYFIEDESVEAINQIPRSLRYLESVKW, from the coding sequence ATCCGAAAGCGGAAGCGTGGATTTTCTACGGCGACGGCAAAGGGCATGTCCGCAAAACAGTTCTTGCCACCGGCCACGGTTTTCACGAAGGCAAGCTCGCCGACCTCGATGGCGATGGGGACCTCGACATTCTCAACAAGCCTTACAACTGGGAAGCGCCGCGCGTTGATGTGTGGCTAAACAATGGCACCGGCCCGCGCAAGCAGGCCGGCACCGGCGCAAGTTTCAAAGGACCACTGGGCCTTCAGCTTTACAGTCTGCGCCATCACTTCCAGAAGAACGTTCCGCTCGCGGTGGACCACGTGCAGAAGTTTGGTTTCACCGAGATTGAAGGCGGCGGCAACTATGGGTACGGCAACGAGCGTTTCAGCAAAATGCTCGAAGCGCACGGACTAAAAGTGATCAGCAGCTTCGTGGACTATAAAATACTGCGCGACGATCCCGACCGCGCGATTGCGAATGCAAAGGCGTTCGGCGCGCAGTACGTCGTCGTCGCCTGGATTCCCCACGACAAAGGGAAATTCAACGAGCAGAACTGTCGCGATGCGATCGCCATGTTCAACCAGGCCGGAGAAAAGTTGAAGAGCGCCGGGCTGCGCTTCGCGTATCATCTGCACGGCTTCGAGTTTCAACCTTACCAGGACGGCACGCTGTTCGATTTGATGGTTGCGGAAACGAAGCCAGAGCTCGTCACCTTCGAGATGGACGTGTTCTGGGTGGCGCATGGTGGCGCTGATCCGGTGAAGCTGATGCAGAAATACGGCAATCGGTTCGAGTTGATGCACGTGAAGGATTTGAAGAAGGGCGTCAAGGGCGACCTGACCGGCGGCTCGCCGGACGATTGGAGCGTGGCCATCGGTGACGGACAAGTGGACTGGCCGGCGCTTCTCCGCGAGTCCCAGCGCGCCGGGCTGAAGCACTATTTCATCGAAGATGAATCCGTCGAAGCCATCAACCAGATTCCGCGCAGCCTGCGTTATCTCGAAAGCGTGAAGTGGTAG